The Paenibacillus sp. FSL R7-0204 genome includes a region encoding these proteins:
- a CDS encoding GNAT family N-acetyltransferase — MYYKKFYALDGKTPVPAVIRSYTEADFTELITIQSEAFPPPYPAELWWNREQLQNHVTLFPEGALCVEADGELAGSVTGFLMNFGPEAPALHHTWSEVTADGYLTSHQPGGNTLYIADLCVRPKYRKLGLGKELVQSLYHVVVELKLERLLGAGRMPGYHRVAGQMTAEEYLAGVVAGSWSDPVITFLLRCGRSPVSVVTGYLEDEESGNYAALMEWRNPFK, encoded by the coding sequence ATGTATTATAAGAAGTTTTACGCTCTGGACGGCAAGACGCCGGTCCCTGCGGTGATTCGTTCCTATACGGAAGCTGATTTCACCGAGCTGATTACGATTCAGTCCGAGGCGTTCCCGCCGCCTTATCCTGCGGAGCTGTGGTGGAACCGGGAGCAACTGCAGAATCACGTGACGCTTTTTCCGGAAGGGGCCTTATGTGTAGAGGCAGACGGGGAGCTGGCCGGATCGGTTACCGGATTCCTGATGAATTTCGGCCCGGAGGCGCCGGCGCTTCATCATACGTGGTCAGAGGTTACGGCAGACGGATACCTTACTTCGCATCAGCCGGGCGGGAATACGCTGTACATAGCAGATTTGTGTGTCCGTCCCAAATACCGCAAGCTGGGTCTGGGCAAGGAGCTGGTCCAGTCGTTATACCATGTGGTCGTGGAACTGAAGCTGGAGCGGCTGCTGGGAGCGGGCCGGATGCCGGGCTATCACCGGGTGGCCGGTCAGATGACAGCGGAAGAGTATCTGGCCGGGGTTGTCGCCGGTAGCTGGTCTGATCCGGTGATTACTTTTCTGCTGCGGTGCGGCCGGTCTCCGGTTAGTGTGGTCACGGGTTATCTGGAGGACGAGGAATCAGGAAATTACGCAGCGCTGATGGAATGGCGGAATCCTTTTAAATAA
- a CDS encoding carbon-nitrogen hydrolase family protein has protein sequence MAFRVSAVQYHLHTISSFGEFAAECEHYIKTAGEYGAEFILFPEFLTTQLMSIGGEDGEALGIEDLPQFTDRYLEMFSGYAGKYAVHIIGGTHVLRRGGKLYNVAHLFYPDGRIAEQAKLHITPAEVEGWNMGAGEELQVFQTDHGTIAMLTCYDIEFPEIVRMARAKGADVIFCPSCTDDRHGFHRVRYTSHARAIENQVYVVLTGTVGSLPTVDLMRANFGQAAIITPNDIPFPPQGLLAEGEINNDMIITADLDLELLYRVREHGAVTTWRDRRTDLYTDWT, from the coding sequence ATGGCTTTTCGCGTATCTGCTGTACAATATCATCTGCATACCATCTCTTCCTTCGGGGAGTTTGCTGCCGAGTGTGAGCACTATATCAAGACGGCCGGAGAGTACGGCGCCGAATTTATCCTCTTCCCTGAATTTCTTACGACACAGCTGATGTCGATCGGAGGCGAGGACGGGGAGGCGCTGGGGATAGAGGATCTGCCGCAGTTCACAGACCGTTACCTGGAGATGTTCTCCGGGTACGCTGGAAAGTATGCGGTACATATTATTGGGGGGACCCATGTGCTGCGGCGCGGCGGCAAGCTGTATAATGTAGCCCATCTTTTTTACCCGGATGGAAGAATTGCCGAACAGGCCAAGCTGCATATTACCCCTGCCGAGGTAGAGGGCTGGAATATGGGGGCGGGTGAGGAGCTTCAGGTATTCCAGACAGACCATGGGACCATTGCCATGCTGACCTGCTATGACATTGAATTCCCCGAGATTGTGCGCATGGCCCGGGCCAAGGGAGCAGATGTGATCTTCTGCCCGTCCTGCACGGATGACCGCCACGGCTTCCACCGGGTAAGGTATACGAGCCACGCCCGGGCTATCGAGAATCAAGTCTACGTGGTGCTGACCGGCACCGTAGGCTCACTGCCTACTGTTGATCTGATGCGGGCCAACTTCGGCCAGGCGGCGATTATCACACCCAATGATATTCCGTTCCCTCCACAGGGTCTGCTGGCCGAAGGAGAGATCAACAACGATATGATCATCACCGCCGATCTGGATCTGGAGCTGCTGTACCGCGTCCGGGAACACGGAGCTGTAACCACGTGGCGTGACCGCCGCACCGATCTGTACACCGACTGGACGTAA
- a CDS encoding transglycosylase domain-containing protein has product MTRDSSTPKVRKRRLRLLFRLLVVSTLLFLLAAGALLGYLYQKPLPPLGDDVRSRLLDARGNVMTTFTTDGRSREPVELNRISPLLIKATLAVEDRKFYNHIGFDLKGMGRAVLANLEAGRRTQGASTLTQQLARNLYLTHEKTWTRKAKEALYTLQLEMKYSKDEILNMYLNEIYYGHGAYGIEAAARMYFGKAAADLDLAESALLAGVPKGPTYYSPYNHLDSALKRQGIILAAMVDTGDITESQAQEAAKEQLKLSPQGQKDTTVAAPYFRDYVRSLVIDSLHISSDELDRGGLNVYTTLDPDMQQAAEAAVDQGMDHSSELETALVSVDPRTGYVKAMVGGTNYRTSSFNHALAKTRQPGSSFKPIMYLAALSTKEMTGLSVFNSQPTLFHYDNNRKTYQPRNFGDKYLGEINMRQAIAASDNIYAVNTIMKIGADKVAAMAAAMGINSPLQSVPSLALGTSPVSPLEMASAFAVIASGGVKQPVTAVLKITDAGGHLLYEAPQPEGQPVVEPAAAYVLTRLMEGVFESGGTGNRVAPMIKRPVAGKTGTTDTDGWMVGFTPELSTAVWVGYDKGRDIATTDGRRAAPIFAGFTEKALENVPPKIFPIPDGVVSVYIDPLSGMLATADCPEKKLETFISGTEPTRYCDQHSSGEPGASGSTAPPGPADPVKEEHSLWNNIKRWWMN; this is encoded by the coding sequence ATGACGCGCGATTCCAGCACACCCAAAGTCCGCAAACGCCGCCTCCGCCTGCTCTTTCGGCTGCTGGTTGTCTCCACCCTGCTGTTCCTGCTGGCCGCCGGCGCTCTGCTTGGATACCTATATCAGAAGCCGCTCCCCCCGCTTGGGGATGATGTCCGCTCCAGACTGCTTGACGCCAGGGGCAATGTGATGACCACCTTCACTACAGACGGCCGCAGCCGAGAGCCTGTTGAGCTTAACCGGATCTCCCCGCTGCTCATCAAGGCCACGCTGGCTGTGGAGGACCGGAAATTCTATAATCATATCGGCTTTGATCTGAAAGGCATGGGGAGAGCTGTCCTCGCCAATCTGGAGGCGGGCAGACGCACGCAAGGGGCCAGCACCTTAACCCAGCAGCTCGCACGCAATCTGTACCTGACCCATGAGAAGACCTGGACCCGCAAGGCCAAGGAAGCGCTATATACCCTGCAGCTGGAAATGAAATACTCTAAGGATGAAATCCTGAATATGTATTTAAATGAAATCTACTATGGTCACGGCGCTTATGGAATCGAGGCTGCGGCCCGGATGTATTTCGGCAAAGCTGCCGCAGATCTGGATCTGGCAGAGAGCGCCCTCCTGGCCGGAGTGCCCAAGGGACCCACCTATTATTCTCCATATAATCATCTGGACAGCGCCTTGAAGCGTCAAGGCATCATCCTGGCCGCTATGGTCGATACGGGGGATATTACGGAGTCGCAGGCACAGGAGGCAGCTAAGGAGCAGTTGAAGCTAAGCCCGCAGGGTCAAAAGGATACCACGGTGGCTGCACCCTATTTCCGAGATTATGTGCGCAGTCTTGTGATCGACAGCCTGCATATCAGCAGTGACGAGCTGGACCGGGGCGGGCTGAATGTCTATACGACACTTGACCCGGATATGCAGCAGGCTGCGGAAGCGGCGGTAGATCAGGGCATGGACCACAGCAGCGAGCTGGAGACGGCCCTCGTCTCTGTTGACCCCCGCACCGGCTATGTGAAGGCTATGGTCGGGGGCACGAATTACCGGACCAGTTCCTTCAACCATGCGCTGGCGAAGACGCGCCAGCCCGGCTCTTCCTTTAAGCCGATTATGTATTTGGCGGCGCTGTCGACCAAAGAAATGACAGGCTTATCCGTCTTCAACAGTCAGCCGACGCTGTTCCATTATGATAACAACCGAAAGACGTACCAGCCCCGGAATTTCGGGGATAAATATCTGGGAGAGATTAATATGCGGCAGGCCATTGCCGCGTCTGACAATATCTATGCAGTGAATACCATTATGAAGATCGGGGCAGATAAGGTCGCCGCTATGGCGGCCGCCATGGGGATTAACAGCCCGCTGCAGAGCGTTCCTTCGCTGGCGCTGGGAACCTCCCCTGTCAGCCCGCTGGAGATGGCCTCAGCCTTCGCAGTGATTGCCAGTGGCGGAGTGAAGCAGCCGGTCACGGCGGTCCTGAAGATCACCGATGCGGGCGGACATCTTCTATATGAAGCTCCGCAGCCAGAAGGTCAGCCCGTGGTTGAGCCGGCAGCGGCTTACGTGTTAACCCGGCTGATGGAGGGGGTCTTCGAGAGCGGAGGCACCGGGAACCGGGTGGCCCCGATGATCAAGCGTCCAGTCGCCGGCAAGACCGGCACTACAGATACCGACGGATGGATGGTAGGCTTCACGCCTGAGCTCTCAACCGCCGTATGGGTCGGATACGATAAGGGCCGTGATATTGCGACCACCGACGGCAGACGGGCAGCACCTATCTTCGCCGGATTCACGGAAAAAGCGCTGGAGAATGTGCCGCCGAAGATTTTCCCCATTCCCGATGGCGTAGTCAGCGTATATATTGACCCGCTGTCCGGCATGCTGGCTACAGCAGACTGTCCGGAGAAAAAGCTGGAGACCTTCATCAGCGGCACAGAGCCTACCAGATATTGTGACCAGCATAGCTCTGGTGAACCCGGTGCTTCAGGCAGCACCGCTCCTCCGGGTCCTGCCGATCCGGTCAAGGAAGAGCATTCCCTATGGAATAATATCAAGCGCTGGTGGATGAACTAA
- a CDS encoding DNA-3-methyladenine glycosylase, which produces MKPNHSAGLELKAPRLLQPELYKLAAVEAAPRLLGQHLVRRTEDGDIRCRIVETESYGGAEDKGSHAYGCRRTARTEVMFSAGGAVYIYLIYGMYHCLNVVTAAQDEPHAVLIRAVEPLTERDAELMAAYRGVAVRKPSDLSGGPGKLCRALRIDKSLNNTRFDLREGPLSIEQGDDPESLDIAQAPRINIPYAEEYAGRPWRFYLRGNPYVSVSDPQAQPHRLV; this is translated from the coding sequence ATGAAGCCGAATCACTCCGCCGGCCTTGAGCTGAAAGCGCCACGGCTGCTGCAGCCTGAGCTCTACAAGCTCGCGGCCGTTGAAGCAGCGCCGCGTCTTCTTGGCCAGCATCTGGTCCGCCGCACGGAAGACGGGGACATCCGCTGCCGCATTGTGGAGACTGAGAGCTACGGAGGCGCCGAGGATAAAGGCAGCCATGCGTATGGCTGCCGCCGGACCGCCCGGACAGAGGTCATGTTCAGCGCCGGAGGCGCAGTATATATATACCTGATCTATGGCATGTACCATTGCCTGAATGTCGTAACTGCCGCACAGGACGAACCGCATGCCGTCCTGATCCGGGCAGTAGAACCGCTTACGGAGAGGGATGCCGAGCTTATGGCGGCATACAGGGGAGTTGCTGTCAGGAAGCCCTCGGACCTCTCCGGCGGGCCGGGCAAGCTGTGCCGGGCGCTGCGGATTGACAAGAGCCTTAACAATACCAGGTTCGATCTGCGGGAAGGCCCGCTGAGCATCGAGCAGGGGGATGATCCGGAGTCCCTGGATATTGCCCAGGCCCCGCGCATCAATATTCCTTATGCAGAAGAGTATGCTGGGCGCCCCTGGCGCTTCTATCTGCGGGGCAATCCTTATGTCTCGGTCAGCGATCCGCAGGCACAGCCCCACAGGCTGGTCTAA
- a CDS encoding AbrB/MazE/SpoVT family DNA-binding domain-containing protein encodes MKDTGMIRSLDSLGRIVVPVEIRMTRNIDIGDPIEFFILDEDIIVLRKYTSTECTFCRSLDHVTYYKDQFICNTCLKELSDPDRGSEPIHASPSSAEEHPEPARGGRRSKTEEMSLRLMKAIEDHPYANQKELAEVLGISQARVSQLKRKLNTSGRTDPQ; translated from the coding sequence ATGAAAGATACAGGCATGATCCGAAGCTTAGACAGTCTCGGAAGAATTGTGGTTCCCGTAGAAATCCGCATGACACGCAATATTGACATTGGGGATCCTATCGAATTTTTTATACTGGATGAGGATATCATCGTCCTCCGAAAGTACACCTCCACAGAATGCACCTTTTGCAGAAGTCTTGATCATGTGACCTACTATAAGGATCAGTTCATTTGCAATACCTGTCTGAAGGAGCTAAGTGACCCCGATCGCGGATCAGAACCCATCCATGCCTCCCCAAGTTCAGCAGAAGAACATCCCGAGCCAGCCCGCGGGGGACGGAGAAGCAAGACCGAAGAAATGAGTCTGCGTCTTATGAAAGCGATCGAAGATCATCCTTATGCCAACCAGAAGGAGCTTGCCGAGGTTCTCGGCATCAGCCAAGCCAGAGTCAGCCAGCTCAAGCGCAAGCTGAACACTTCCGGCAGAACAGATCCGCAGTAA
- a CDS encoding YwhD family protein — translation MDNVQPEGKKQIALNIVNARAKHKGFGAGSIDLNNVSPVIIDQGIAVIDIGAMHAKSKVEKGIKFSMNREDVPAGRQVWVVWVAVDRTPEGQFYGGITACEMWIDTEARRGWKILADHVNKLDAALKRKLILDGLGSAERAALKSLLMAHNEEWWAASPEELKAALSD, via the coding sequence GTGGATAACGTACAACCGGAGGGCAAAAAACAAATTGCCTTGAATATTGTGAACGCCAGAGCCAAGCATAAAGGCTTCGGTGCAGGCTCGATTGATCTGAACAATGTATCGCCTGTTATTATTGATCAGGGCATCGCCGTTATTGATATCGGTGCCATGCATGCCAAGAGCAAAGTGGAGAAGGGAATTAAATTCTCTATGAACCGTGAGGATGTTCCGGCGGGAAGACAGGTATGGGTCGTATGGGTCGCCGTTGACCGTACCCCGGAGGGACAGTTCTACGGCGGAATTACCGCCTGTGAGATGTGGATTGACACCGAAGCGCGCCGTGGCTGGAAGATTCTTGCGGATCATGTCAATAAGCTGGATGCGGCCTTGAAGCGCAAGCTTATTCTGGATGGACTTGGAAGTGCTGAGCGGGCAGCGCTGAAATCCCTGCTGATGGCCCATAATGAAGAGTGGTGGGCCGCTTCGCCTGAGGAGCTGAAGGCCGCGCTGTCGGACTAA
- a CDS encoding M1 family aminopeptidase, translating into MKPHSLRYTLIFAVLAVLTLLGGGIWFLSGHSPAVWTASVPKEAKSPAIVPRQQPVQSDLSDTIYTSETEALSQRVVEYHMDVELLPDKETLVASETLTWTHPGAKPVQELYFHLYPNAFASASTTFMKESGGTLRGDTMPAGGYGSITLTDLRTSEGVSLMQRTQYVQPDDGNVNDRTLLKVHLPQPVNGGESVTVRLKFEVKLPKIFARMGTADDFVMAGQWFPKLSVYEPAGRRGLKEEGWNLHQYHGNSEFYSDFGIYNVSISVPPEYKVAATGFPVRDAKIVKGRKVYQFYADDVHDFAWAASPDFVVAEKAFSAPQVPGVKIKLYLDPLHKHLQERYFQAAEAALMAFSKWYGPYPYSTLSIVVPPESGNGAGGMEYPTLITAFGATDTTPGTSLERTIIHEIGHQYFYGLVASNEFEEAWLDESFTSYAEDRMMEQEYGVVSSLPLQSSLVSSSQPLKLEAWKYTGDDAYTRNVYIRGKLVLKDIERIAGTKNMDAILAAYARKYRFQHPTTADFQKVVEKVTKQSWQTYFERYVYSGGAPDFAVDDIRLTVGQDNSDGGGSRYNAVVDVSNKGSLYPDVPVKFTFADGYTVQQYWNGEGKATSFELAYKAPLVSAEIDPGHSILLESRHLNNFRMAELEPRTLSRWTLSASTLLETLLGTLVW; encoded by the coding sequence ATGAAGCCACATTCATTAAGGTATACCCTCATCTTCGCAGTTCTGGCTGTCCTCACATTGCTTGGAGGCGGAATATGGTTTCTGTCAGGGCATAGCCCTGCCGTATGGACTGCCTCTGTTCCAAAAGAGGCCAAGTCCCCCGCCATTGTCCCCCGGCAGCAGCCCGTGCAGTCCGATCTTTCAGATACGATCTACACATCGGAGACAGAGGCTTTAAGCCAGCGTGTGGTTGAATATCACATGGATGTGGAGCTCCTGCCCGATAAGGAGACCCTGGTCGCCTCCGAGACACTGACCTGGACCCATCCGGGCGCAAAGCCGGTTCAGGAGCTCTACTTTCATCTGTATCCCAATGCATTCGCATCCGCCAGCACCACCTTCATGAAGGAGTCCGGGGGTACGCTTCGCGGTGACACCATGCCTGCAGGAGGTTACGGGAGCATTACCCTGACAGATTTGCGGACCTCCGAAGGCGTCTCGCTGATGCAGCGCACACAATATGTGCAACCGGACGACGGCAATGTCAATGACAGAACACTGCTCAAGGTCCATCTGCCGCAGCCGGTGAACGGCGGTGAGAGCGTGACGGTAAGGCTTAAATTTGAGGTCAAGCTGCCCAAAATTTTCGCCCGGATGGGAACCGCTGACGACTTCGTGATGGCCGGCCAGTGGTTTCCGAAGCTTAGCGTCTATGAGCCTGCCGGCAGAAGAGGACTCAAGGAAGAAGGCTGGAACCTGCATCAATACCACGGCAACTCCGAGTTCTACAGTGATTTTGGGATTTACAATGTATCCATTTCTGTCCCGCCCGAGTATAAGGTCGCCGCAACCGGGTTTCCGGTGAGGGACGCCAAGATTGTAAAGGGGCGCAAGGTTTATCAGTTCTATGCAGATGACGTCCACGATTTCGCCTGGGCGGCATCGCCTGATTTCGTGGTTGCCGAGAAGGCATTCTCCGCGCCGCAGGTGCCTGGAGTGAAGATTAAGCTCTATCTGGACCCGCTGCACAAGCATCTCCAGGAGCGCTATTTCCAGGCGGCTGAGGCTGCACTGATGGCATTCAGCAAGTGGTACGGTCCTTATCCTTATTCCACCTTATCGATTGTTGTCCCGCCGGAGTCCGGCAACGGGGCGGGAGGAATGGAGTATCCGACCCTGATTACCGCCTTCGGCGCCACGGACACTACACCAGGCACCTCCCTGGAGCGCACGATCATCCACGAGATCGGGCACCAATATTTCTACGGCCTGGTGGCCAGCAATGAATTCGAAGAAGCCTGGCTTGATGAGAGCTTCACCTCGTATGCCGAAGACCGGATGATGGAACAGGAATACGGTGTGGTCTCAAGCCTGCCGCTGCAGTCCAGCCTGGTCTCCTCTTCACAGCCGCTTAAGCTGGAGGCCTGGAAATACACCGGTGATGATGCCTACACGCGCAATGTATACATCCGGGGCAAGCTGGTGCTGAAGGATATCGAACGCATCGCCGGGACCAAGAATATGGATGCCATCCTCGCCGCCTATGCCCGCAAATACCGCTTCCAGCATCCGACCACCGCTGATTTCCAGAAGGTTGTAGAGAAAGTGACCAAGCAATCCTGGCAGACTTATTTTGAACGGTATGTCTATAGCGGAGGTGCACCCGACTTCGCAGTTGACGATATCAGGCTTACGGTCGGACAGGACAACAGTGACGGCGGGGGCAGCCGCTATAACGCTGTGGTAGATGTAAGTAATAAGGGCAGCCTGTACCCCGATGTTCCCGTGAAATTCACCTTCGCAGACGGGTACACTGTTCAGCAATACTGGAATGGCGAGGGTAAGGCTACCTCCTTTGAGTTAGCATATAAAGCGCCGCTGGTCTCCGCAGAGATCGATCCGGGGCATTCCATTCTGCTGGAGAGCAGGCATCTAAATAATTTCAGAATGGCGGAGCTTGAGCCGCGTACACTCTCCCGCTGGACGCTTAGTGCTTCAACTCTGCTTGAAACCCTGCTCGGAACTCTTGTCTGGTGA
- a CDS encoding C40 family peptidase has protein sequence MVFTLGAGSAFADSKMDTVISKTIGTSYKTGGTTTSGFDCSGFTKYVFKNVGLTLPRTSKAQFKVGTSVSKSNLRSGDLVFFNTLGNGVSHVGIYVGNGKFAQSSSSRGVTISSMSQSYWANRYVGAKRVMSTTAYQAVAYD, from the coding sequence ATGGTATTCACACTCGGAGCGGGCAGTGCCTTCGCGGATTCCAAGATGGATACTGTGATTTCAAAAACTATTGGAACGTCGTATAAAACCGGGGGCACAACCACCAGCGGCTTCGACTGTTCCGGATTTACCAAGTATGTGTTCAAGAATGTCGGGCTTACCTTGCCCCGTACCTCCAAAGCACAGTTCAAAGTTGGAACAAGTGTATCCAAGAGCAATCTGCGTTCCGGTGATCTCGTGTTCTTCAATACCCTGGGTAACGGAGTGTCCCATGTCGGTATTTATGTTGGAAACGGGAAGTTCGCACAGTCCTCGAGTTCACGTGGTGTTACCATCAGTTCGATGAGCCAGTCCTACTGGGCCAACCGCTACGTTGGCGCCAAACGAGTAATGAGCACAACAGCCTACCAAGCTGTCGCTTACGATTGA
- a CDS encoding C40 family peptidase, with protein sequence MKKKLAAAVLSLSIIFTIGAGSAFADSKMDKVIDKAIGTKYVSGGTSTNGFDCSGFTMYVFDKVGINLPHQSGSQYQMGSAVSRDEMRPGDLVFFNTSGKGVSHVGIYVGDGEFAHASSSRGVTISSLSDSYYVNRYVGAKRIMSTDAYKTVASDSQDNDDVQ encoded by the coding sequence TTGAAGAAGAAGCTAGCAGCCGCAGTACTAAGCTTGTCCATTATCTTCACCATCGGAGCAGGAAGCGCTTTCGCGGATTCCAAAATGGATAAAGTGATCGACAAAGCCATCGGAACCAAATACGTGTCCGGCGGTACATCTACTAACGGGTTTGATTGCTCCGGATTTACAATGTATGTTTTTGATAAAGTCGGCATTAACCTGCCACATCAATCCGGCTCCCAGTATCAGATGGGCTCTGCTGTATCCCGTGACGAGATGAGACCGGGCGATCTTGTATTCTTCAATACAAGCGGTAAGGGCGTATCCCATGTCGGTATTTATGTTGGTGACGGCGAATTCGCCCATGCCTCTTCCTCGCGTGGTGTAACCATCAGTTCGCTGAGTGACAGCTATTACGTCAACCGCTACGTTGGCGCCAAACGAATCATGAGTACAGATGCCTACAAGACTGTTGCTTCGGATTCCCAAGACAACGATGATGTACAATAA
- a CDS encoding GNAT family N-acetyltransferase produces MISSPLTFYVVPMEPQHAAEICEWSYKPPYNIYGWMSWEQMQALGVEFGDPQLRSRQYVSVVNGEGDLCGFAQLFPMEGVVRLGVGMRPELCGHGMGHLFMKAIVQAARSRYPEREIDLEVLTWNQRAIRAYQKCGFTITDTYERRTPTGNKPFYCMVYEE; encoded by the coding sequence ATGATTAGCTCCCCGCTAACCTTTTATGTGGTGCCTATGGAGCCGCAGCATGCCGCTGAGATCTGTGAGTGGAGCTACAAGCCGCCGTATAATATTTACGGCTGGATGTCCTGGGAGCAGATGCAGGCGCTGGGCGTGGAGTTCGGAGACCCGCAGCTGCGAAGTAGGCAATATGTATCGGTTGTGAATGGAGAGGGGGATCTGTGCGGCTTCGCCCAGCTCTTTCCGATGGAGGGGGTAGTCCGGCTTGGAGTCGGAATGCGGCCTGAGCTGTGCGGCCATGGAATGGGGCATCTGTTCATGAAGGCTATTGTGCAGGCAGCACGGTCGCGTTACCCGGAGCGTGAGATCGACCTGGAGGTGCTGACCTGGAACCAGCGCGCCATCCGCGCTTACCAGAAATGCGGGTTCACTATAACGGATACCTATGAACGCCGCACCCCGACCGGCAACAAGCCTTTTTATTGCATGGTCTATGAGGAATAG
- a CDS encoding c-type cytochrome encodes MQKWIMSGLFFAACAFAVILMFTLPGKSEVAEQNKPTMPEVVLDAAAAEATVKANCISCHGDQLQGGAGPSLQQEGASHDAAQIYSIVTKGRGQMPSFKDRLAPEEIANVALWLAEKK; translated from the coding sequence ATGCAGAAATGGATCATGAGCGGTTTGTTTTTTGCCGCCTGTGCCTTTGCAGTAATCTTAATGTTTACCTTACCAGGTAAATCCGAGGTAGCCGAACAGAACAAGCCGACCATGCCGGAAGTTGTACTGGACGCTGCGGCCGCAGAAGCCACAGTGAAGGCCAATTGTATCTCCTGCCACGGTGACCAGCTTCAGGGCGGGGCGGGACCCAGCCTGCAGCAGGAAGGCGCTTCGCATGACGCAGCTCAGATCTACAGCATAGTCACCAAGGGCCGCGGACAGATGCCTTCCTTCAAAGACAGGCTGGCCCCTGAAGAGATTGCGAATGTAGCCCTATGGCTGGCAGAGAAGAAATAA
- a CDS encoding 4a-hydroxytetrahydrobiopterin dehydratase, whose amino-acid sequence MQLTEEQLQEQIGKLEGWKLERDRLVRKYMFSEYMKGIAFVDEVATISEAFDHHPHITIDYKTVVLRLAADVEKLNLRQAHEFNEAFEKTR is encoded by the coding sequence TTGCAATTAACTGAGGAACAACTGCAGGAGCAGATCGGCAAGCTTGAGGGCTGGAAGCTGGAGAGGGATAGGCTGGTGCGCAAATATATGTTCAGTGAATATATGAAGGGAATTGCTTTTGTAGATGAGGTAGCGACAATCTCGGAGGCTTTTGACCATCACCCGCATATCACCATTGATTACAAAACGGTTGTTCTGCGGCTGGCTGCAGATGTGGAGAAGCTTAATCTCCGCCAGGCGCATGAATTTAATGAGGCATTCGAGAAGACCCGCTAG
- the motA gene encoding flagellar motor stator protein MotA: MEISTILGLVFGLIAVIWGMILKHAPLASLNNPAAYVIIFLGTAASIFMAFPMSEVKNFPKLLKILFTKKKMVGKPELITMFMEWASITRREGLLALESNVDEIEDNFLRNGMRMIIDGNDQEFVRDVLMEDIHATEDRHKAGALIFSQAGMYAPTLGVLGAVIGLIAALGDMSNMDVLAHAIAGAFIATLLGIFTGYVMWHPMANKLKRISKREIEVRLMMVEGLLSIQSGVSTIAINQKLSVFLTPSERAKLSEKEGASSEQKD; the protein is encoded by the coding sequence ATGGAAATCTCAACAATTCTAGGCCTGGTGTTTGGTCTGATCGCAGTAATCTGGGGGATGATACTCAAGCATGCTCCACTTGCAAGCTTGAACAACCCCGCTGCCTATGTCATTATCTTTCTTGGCACGGCTGCCTCTATCTTCATGGCCTTTCCGATGTCGGAAGTCAAGAATTTCCCTAAGCTGTTGAAGATCCTGTTTACAAAGAAAAAGATGGTCGGTAAGCCCGAACTGATTACCATGTTCATGGAATGGGCTTCCATTACCCGCCGCGAAGGGCTGCTTGCTCTGGAGTCCAATGTCGATGAGATTGAAGATAACTTCCTCCGAAACGGCATGCGGATGATTATTGACGGCAATGATCAGGAGTTCGTCCGTGATGTATTAATGGAAGATATCCATGCCACTGAAGACAGACATAAAGCCGGGGCCTTGATCTTCTCCCAGGCCGGGATGTACGCACCTACGCTGGGGGTACTCGGGGCTGTTATCGGGCTGATTGCCGCCTTGGGGGATATGAGTAACATGGACGTCCTGGCCCATGCAATTGCCGGTGCCTTCATTGCAACCCTGCTTGGGATATTCACCGGTTATGTTATGTGGCACCCTATGGCGAACAAGCTGAAGCGGATATCCAAACGCGAGATTGAAGTCCGCCTGATGATGGTGGAGGGCCTGCTCTCCATTCAGTCCGGGGTGTCTACCATTGCCATTAACCAGAAGCTGTCCGTCTTCCTGACTCCGTCCGAGCGTGCCAAGCTGAGCGAGAAGGAGGGGGCTTCCAGTGAGCAAAAAGACTAG